One segment of Anatilimnocola aggregata DNA contains the following:
- a CDS encoding error-prone DNA polymerase produces the protein MPEHHDDKRIIRLTPPSQVRPGNYAELHCKTNFSFLEGASHPDELVNRAAELSYAALAITDRNSLAGVVRAHGAAKQVGLKLLIGAEIVPIDAAPLVLLATDRPAYSRLSQLITLGRRKAPKGECHLTFDDVARHAAGLLACVIDQHVDVFRYREVFADRCYLLAELHYGTNDEHDLQHALRLAKRANTPLVAAGGVHFHTPERRPLADVLTAIRAGCTVTEAAELLLPNAERHLKSPEQMEELFAHAPEAVRRTLEIAARCTFSLDELKYEYPEELSPPGQSLPQYLAHLTWNGAQQRYPAGLPEKVEQQIHYELQLINQLHYEAYFLTVWDLVRFARERGILCQGRGSAANSVVCYCLGVTAVDPDRIDVLFERFISAERDEAPDIDIDFEHERREEVLQYLYDKYGRERAGIVAEVITYRPRSAVRDVGKALGLSLDKVDKLAKHLDSYHAEKMNERLVQAGLDHDSLLGSQLFALAGELIGFPRHLGQHVGGMVITQRPLWELVPIENAAMPGRTVIEWDKNDLDELGLLKVDCLSLGMLTAIRKCFALIEQATGRALTLADIPEGDTAVYTMISRADTMGVFQIESRAQMSMLPRLRPECFYDLVIEVAIVRPGPIQGNMVHPYLRRRTGEEAITYPSEEIGKVLQKTLGVPLFQEQAMRLAVVAAGFTPGEADELRRAMGSWRKTGVIERFGKKLIDGMTAKGLSTEFAERVFNQIKGFGEYGFPESHAASFALLVYASAWLKHHYPAAFCASLINSQPMGFYAPAQLVRNARENGVKVLPVDVNHSEWDCTLEAGAMRLGLRTIAGLSATVVSRIAQARPFCSVTDFTERTELGVPVVKLLADADAFHSLQLDRRQALWQSLAQEPKKLPLLAGLADEEDVPSELPAMSGLEQVLADYRTQGLSLRAHPLSFFRDEMQSLQITPAAELSEKPDGTSIKVAGLVLVRQRPSTAKGITFVTLEDETGVANLIIRVEVWDRYYKVARTAAALIATGRLQNQREVIHVLVTKLENLAGRVGGMKSQSRDFH, from the coding sequence ATGCCCGAACACCACGATGACAAACGAATCATTCGGCTCACTCCGCCGAGCCAGGTGAGACCGGGCAATTATGCCGAATTGCACTGCAAGACGAACTTTTCGTTCTTGGAAGGAGCATCGCATCCCGACGAACTAGTAAATCGCGCGGCCGAATTGAGTTATGCCGCGCTCGCGATCACCGACCGCAACAGCTTGGCAGGTGTGGTTCGCGCGCATGGAGCAGCCAAGCAAGTGGGACTCAAGTTGCTGATTGGCGCGGAGATCGTGCCAATCGATGCCGCGCCCCTCGTGCTGCTGGCAACCGATCGCCCTGCCTACAGCAGGCTTTCGCAGCTCATTACATTGGGACGGCGCAAGGCCCCCAAAGGAGAATGTCACCTGACATTTGACGATGTGGCCAGGCATGCCGCCGGCTTGCTCGCGTGTGTGATCGATCAGCATGTCGATGTATTTCGCTACCGCGAAGTGTTTGCCGATCGGTGTTATCTGCTGGCCGAGTTGCACTACGGAACCAATGACGAGCACGATTTACAACACGCTCTGCGGTTAGCAAAACGGGCGAACACTCCTTTAGTTGCCGCAGGTGGAGTTCATTTTCATACTCCCGAGCGGAGGCCCTTGGCGGATGTGCTAACAGCCATTCGCGCCGGCTGTACGGTAACTGAAGCTGCCGAACTGCTGCTCCCCAATGCCGAGCGGCATTTGAAATCGCCTGAACAAATGGAGGAGCTATTTGCCCACGCACCAGAAGCCGTGCGCAGAACGCTCGAAATCGCCGCCCGCTGCACCTTCTCGCTGGATGAACTGAAGTACGAATATCCCGAGGAACTATCTCCACCTGGGCAATCCCTTCCCCAGTATCTGGCTCACTTAACCTGGAACGGAGCTCAGCAGCGATATCCAGCGGGATTGCCCGAGAAGGTCGAGCAGCAAATCCATTACGAACTTCAGCTGATCAACCAACTTCATTACGAAGCCTATTTTTTGACTGTTTGGGATCTGGTTCGTTTTGCTCGTGAGCGCGGCATTCTCTGTCAGGGGCGTGGCTCGGCAGCCAACTCGGTCGTTTGCTATTGCCTGGGAGTGACTGCCGTCGACCCCGATCGCATCGATGTGTTGTTCGAACGCTTCATCAGCGCCGAGCGCGACGAAGCTCCGGACATCGACATCGATTTCGAGCACGAGCGACGCGAGGAAGTACTGCAATATCTCTACGACAAATATGGTCGCGAACGAGCCGGCATCGTCGCTGAAGTGATTACCTATCGGCCGCGCTCGGCGGTTCGCGATGTGGGAAAGGCGCTGGGACTGTCACTCGACAAGGTCGATAAGCTGGCCAAGCATCTCGATAGTTATCATGCGGAGAAGATGAACGAGCGACTGGTCCAGGCGGGGCTCGATCACGATTCTCTCTTGGGATCGCAACTTTTTGCACTCGCAGGAGAACTTATCGGCTTTCCGCGGCATTTGGGGCAACATGTTGGTGGCATGGTAATCACGCAGCGACCGTTGTGGGAATTGGTTCCCATTGAAAACGCGGCCATGCCCGGTCGCACCGTCATTGAGTGGGACAAAAACGACCTCGACGAACTGGGCCTGCTGAAGGTCGACTGCCTCTCGCTGGGCATGCTCACAGCCATTCGTAAATGTTTTGCATTAATCGAACAAGCAACGGGCCGCGCACTCACACTGGCAGATATTCCCGAAGGAGATACCGCTGTTTACACGATGATCTCCCGCGCCGACACGATGGGCGTCTTTCAAATCGAAAGTCGCGCACAAATGAGCATGCTGCCACGCCTGCGCCCGGAATGCTTTTATGACCTGGTGATTGAAGTAGCCATCGTTCGCCCCGGACCCATACAAGGCAACATGGTGCATCCTTATTTACGCCGTCGCACTGGCGAAGAAGCCATCACTTATCCCAGCGAAGAAATCGGCAAGGTGCTGCAGAAAACGTTGGGAGTGCCCTTGTTTCAAGAGCAGGCGATGCGTTTGGCGGTGGTTGCGGCGGGCTTCACTCCGGGCGAAGCCGACGAATTGCGGCGAGCGATGGGCAGCTGGCGAAAGACGGGAGTGATTGAACGGTTCGGTAAGAAGCTCATTGATGGGATGACGGCTAAGGGACTTTCGACGGAGTTCGCCGAACGGGTTTTCAATCAGATTAAAGGCTTTGGCGAGTATGGCTTTCCGGAGTCGCACGCCGCCAGTTTCGCGCTGCTGGTGTATGCGTCGGCCTGGCTAAAGCATCACTATCCAGCAGCCTTTTGTGCGTCGCTCATCAACAGTCAACCGATGGGCTTTTATGCTCCCGCGCAACTGGTTCGCAACGCGCGCGAGAACGGCGTGAAAGTCTTGCCGGTTGACGTCAATCACAGCGAGTGGGACTGCACACTCGAAGCTGGCGCAATGCGGTTGGGGTTAAGGACCATTGCGGGCTTATCGGCCACCGTGGTTTCGAGAATTGCCCAGGCGCGTCCTTTCTGCTCGGTCACCGATTTTACGGAGCGGACGGAACTCGGCGTTCCGGTTGTCAAATTGCTGGCCGATGCCGATGCCTTCCATTCGTTGCAATTAGATCGTCGGCAAGCCCTCTGGCAGTCGCTGGCGCAAGAGCCGAAGAAACTCCCGCTGCTGGCTGGCCTGGCGGACGAAGAAGATGTTCCCAGCGAACTGCCTGCCATGAGCGGACTCGAGCAGGTTCTTGCCGACTATCGGACCCAAGGCCTTTCGCTGCGAGCGCATCCTCTGTCGTTTTTTCGCGATGAAATGCAATCGCTGCAAATCACTCCCGCAGCAGAGTTGAGTGAAAAGCCCGATGGCACGTCAATCAAAGTCGCCGGGCTGGTACTCGTTCGGCAGCGTCCCAGTACCGCAAAGGGAATAACCTTCGTCACACTCGAAGACGAGACGGGAGTCGCCAACCTGATCATCCGCGTAGAAGTTTGGGACCGCTATTATAAGGTGGCTCGCACTGCTGCTGCCTTGATCGCCACCGGTCGCCTCCAAAATCAACGTGAGGTAATTCACGTGCTGGTCACGAAGTTAGAGAACCTCGCTGGCCGCGTTGGTGGGATGAAATCCCAGTCCCGCGATTTTCATTGA
- a CDS encoding serine hydrolase domain-containing protein yields the protein MRRRSFLQATAAATFTSPILAAVRAGRWDAAAEVLTKATDSKQVHAATLYVSQKDDSYTRHFGQATTGDAMFLLGSISKPINITAVMTLYDQGKFQLEDRVKKFLPTFTGGGRDDVTIRHLLTHVSGLPDQLASNNELRKRHASLTEFSEQTLRTPLSFAPGTKYQYSSMGILLATRIAELISGTDILTLVDRSVLQPLGMKHSAQGVGRFQLTDLLPCQMDGAAPESGSGDPQAKDWNWNSPYWRKLGAPWGGTHASAPDVGRFLAEFMDQRNVAIKPATARLMLQNHNPAGFTPRGLGFHVGAESGSKGCSDQTFGHTGSTGTLCWADPQSKTICVVLTTLPRRAVQPHPREVAANYVAAAVR from the coding sequence ATGCGACGACGCAGCTTTCTACAAGCCACTGCGGCAGCTACGTTCACTTCGCCAATTCTTGCAGCCGTTCGCGCGGGTAGATGGGACGCAGCAGCCGAGGTACTGACGAAGGCCACCGATTCGAAGCAAGTTCACGCAGCCACCCTGTACGTTTCCCAAAAGGACGATTCGTACACCCGCCACTTCGGGCAGGCCACCACAGGCGACGCCATGTTCCTGCTAGGTTCCATTTCGAAGCCAATCAACATCACGGCGGTGATGACCCTTTATGACCAGGGCAAGTTCCAACTCGAAGATCGCGTGAAGAAGTTCCTTCCCACCTTCACAGGCGGAGGGCGAGACGATGTAACGATCCGCCACTTGCTAACCCACGTCTCCGGTTTGCCCGACCAATTGGCCAGCAACAATGAACTGCGCAAGAGGCATGCTTCACTCACAGAATTCAGTGAGCAGACACTGCGCACCCCGCTGAGCTTTGCCCCAGGGACGAAATACCAATACTCCAGCATGGGAATCTTGTTGGCGACCCGCATCGCGGAACTGATCAGCGGCACCGATATCCTGACACTTGTCGATCGCAGCGTATTGCAGCCGCTGGGGATGAAGCATTCGGCCCAAGGAGTCGGTCGGTTCCAACTCACGGACCTGCTCCCTTGCCAGATGGACGGCGCTGCGCCCGAATCAGGAAGCGGCGATCCCCAGGCTAAAGACTGGAACTGGAACAGCCCCTACTGGCGCAAACTGGGCGCTCCGTGGGGAGGCACGCATGCCTCGGCTCCCGATGTCGGTAGATTTCTCGCGGAGTTCATGGACCAGCGGAACGTTGCTATCAAGCCCGCCACAGCGCGACTGATGCTCCAAAACCACAATCCCGCAGGATTCACGCCGCGCGGTCTTGGATTTCACGTTGGCGCCGAGTCCGGCAGTAAAGGCTGCTCCGACCAAACCTTTGGTCACACTGGATCCACGGGCACACTCTGCTGGGCCGATCCCCAGAGTAAAACCATTTGCGTGGTTCTGACCACGCTCCCGCGCCGCGCCGTGCAGCCTCATCCACGTGAAGTAGCAGCCAACTACGTTGCTGCGGCAGTGCGGTAA
- a CDS encoding VWA domain-containing protein codes for MKPLASILRIVAVGIALHPTHFSAICFADNIDSAFRAAKSKLVLDLRSSKAEVRSAAITRFKEFPTPDAANTLLLQGSLSKFPDVRRGCFAALRSYANSEVVGKELLTDVLRDLKVEKIEAATAMRMIVLLSSDDPKVKEFAQQAFDQTEKSPAGVQLLVTIVDQLAEMGDSASARSLYHLSDLPLTTSHAGLKRALVQALCKIDEPEAVAKLVQAVTTAEGETRADIERRLIQLSGLKAEDRPDWPGWWQEKQTTFVFPHGAKPEVGLFAKAVANIPSYYGLPLYGSKIVFVIDYSGSMRGAKLDAAKWELQNAIAKLPDGVRFNVLAFNSVVIPWKRELVQSSPESKQEAVRFIIGGDAGAQTASYNALEAALSQDCDAIYFLTDGAPRGSKIDDPQQIVTMIGRRNRVRRATINVIGIGVGNEGNAFDVFLRELAAQNFGAYRRLD; via the coding sequence ATGAAACCGCTCGCTTCCATCCTGCGAATCGTGGCGGTCGGCATTGCGCTTCACCCCACTCACTTTTCTGCCATTTGTTTTGCTGACAACATAGATTCAGCGTTTCGCGCTGCCAAGTCAAAGCTCGTTCTCGATCTCCGGTCATCCAAAGCAGAAGTGCGATCCGCTGCGATTACCAGATTCAAGGAATTTCCCACACCCGATGCGGCGAACACGCTCCTGTTGCAAGGGAGCCTGTCCAAGTTTCCAGATGTCCGGCGCGGCTGCTTTGCAGCGCTGCGGTCGTATGCAAATTCGGAAGTGGTGGGCAAAGAATTGCTCACCGATGTGCTGCGGGATTTAAAGGTCGAAAAGATTGAAGCCGCGACAGCGATGCGGATGATCGTGTTGTTAAGTAGTGATGACCCGAAGGTTAAAGAGTTTGCGCAACAGGCCTTTGATCAAACTGAAAAGAGCCCGGCCGGCGTGCAACTTTTGGTAACAATTGTCGATCAACTTGCAGAAATGGGAGACTCGGCCAGCGCACGTTCGCTGTATCATTTGAGCGACCTTCCGCTTACCACTTCCCATGCGGGTCTGAAACGTGCGCTGGTTCAGGCCTTGTGCAAGATCGACGAACCCGAAGCTGTGGCGAAGTTAGTGCAAGCGGTTACCACCGCCGAAGGTGAGACTCGCGCCGACATCGAACGTCGGCTCATTCAACTTAGTGGGCTCAAGGCCGAAGACCGTCCCGACTGGCCCGGCTGGTGGCAAGAAAAACAGACTACTTTTGTGTTTCCGCATGGCGCAAAACCAGAAGTGGGTTTGTTCGCGAAGGCGGTTGCCAACATCCCCTCTTACTATGGTTTGCCACTCTACGGCTCAAAAATTGTCTTCGTCATCGACTATTCCGGTAGCATGCGAGGTGCCAAGTTGGACGCGGCCAAGTGGGAATTGCAAAACGCAATCGCCAAGCTTCCCGACGGAGTAAGATTCAACGTCCTCGCCTTCAATTCCGTCGTCATCCCGTGGAAGCGAGAACTTGTACAATCGTCGCCCGAATCGAAACAAGAGGCAGTCCGGTTCATTATCGGCGGCGACGCGGGAGCACAAACTGCTTCGTACAATGCGCTAGAAGCTGCCTTGTCGCAGGACTGCGATGCGATCTATTTCCTGACCGATGGCGCGCCGCGTGGCAGCAAGATTGACGACCCGCAGCAGATTGTCACCATGATTGGCCGCCGCAATCGAGTGCGGCGCGCGACGATCAATGTGATTGGTATTGGCGTCGGCAATGAAGGTAACGCGTTCGACGTCTTCCTGCGCGAACTCGCCGCTCAAAACTTCGGTGCTTATCGACGCCTGGATTAA
- a CDS encoding sulfotransferase family protein — protein sequence MNDYPWYSPRFWHALRISDWCRLLARHGFRVHPFKLPMAAMITATTPFNSAAALLQHLWFGSYIERTRVEQPPVFIVGHWRSGTTLLHELLHLDSRFATPNTYQCMAPHHTFVTEWLIGKRMGWLVPKQRPMDNMAAGFQRPQEDEFALLALGAPTPYARMAFPNDVPADYSDVLNLDEASPADVEKFRKAIVWFAKLITLQTRQKQLLLKSPPHTGRIGHLAQWFPGAKFIHIARSPFSLFPSTTRLWESLDDVQGLQVARHKHLREYVFDCFERMYRGYEKQRNEIPAGDLYELKYEDLVKDPVGQCEQIYERLQLGNFAPVRDKIAAYMQSQKDYQTNKHQMDAETEAEIRRRWAGYFSRFGYE from the coding sequence ATGAACGACTATCCCTGGTACAGCCCGCGCTTTTGGCATGCGCTGCGGATCAGCGATTGGTGCCGACTTCTCGCGCGCCACGGCTTTCGTGTGCATCCGTTCAAACTGCCGATGGCGGCGATGATTACGGCCACGACGCCGTTCAATTCCGCCGCGGCGCTGCTGCAGCATTTGTGGTTCGGCAGTTACATCGAGCGTACGCGCGTCGAGCAACCTCCCGTCTTTATCGTGGGCCATTGGCGCAGCGGTACGACTCTTCTGCACGAACTGCTCCATCTCGATTCCCGGTTCGCGACTCCCAATACTTATCAGTGCATGGCCCCGCACCATACCTTCGTCACCGAATGGCTGATTGGCAAACGCATGGGCTGGCTCGTTCCCAAGCAGCGCCCCATGGACAACATGGCTGCTGGTTTTCAACGCCCGCAGGAAGATGAGTTTGCCCTGCTCGCACTCGGCGCGCCAACCCCATACGCACGGATGGCCTTTCCAAACGACGTGCCGGCCGATTACAGCGATGTACTCAATCTTGATGAAGCTTCTCCCGCCGATGTTGAGAAGTTTAGGAAGGCGATCGTCTGGTTCGCCAAATTGATTACGTTGCAAACCCGTCAGAAACAGTTACTGCTTAAGTCCCCTCCGCACACCGGTCGCATTGGCCATCTGGCGCAGTGGTTTCCCGGGGCAAAGTTCATTCACATTGCCCGCAGTCCATTCTCGCTTTTTCCTTCGACCACGCGGCTATGGGAGTCGCTGGACGATGTGCAAGGTTTGCAAGTTGCCCGGCATAAGCACCTGCGCGAGTATGTCTTCGATTGCTTCGAGCGGATGTACCGCGGTTACGAAAAACAGCGGAACGAGATTCCAGCGGGCGACTTGTACGAACTTAAGTACGAAGACCTGGTGAAAGACCCCGTGGGCCAGTGCGAGCAAATTTATGAGCGCTTGCAACTCGGCAATTTTGCCCCAGTGCGGGATAAGATCGCCGCGTACATGCAGTCGCAGAAGGATTACCAGACGAACAAGCATCAGATGGATGCTGAAACCGAGGCTGAAATTCGCCGTCGCTGGGCCGGCTATTTTTCACGATTTGGCTACGAATAG
- the lipA gene encoding lipoyl synthase: MYREPTSECSSGCTTTSAEVASGEAANDTRRLPRWLKREVPKGNFNHLTQGLLDELKLETVCDNAKCPNRMECYSQRTATFMILGNVCTRPCGFCAVARGRTQQVESDEPARLAEASLRLGLKHVVITSVTRDDLPDGGAEHFYQCVLAVREKTGAAVEVLTPDFLHNDAAISRVVESRPEVFNHNTETVPRLYRKVRGPKSDYRWTLHLLRKIKELDPSIKTKSGLMLGLGETTDELFEVLADLRRAGCDLLTLGQYLMPSAVSADNYLPVVRYVPPEEFEFLGRAARQMGFADVASGPFVRSSYHARDMAAATIEVPLPSIISESA; this comes from the coding sequence CTGTATCGCGAGCCTACTAGCGAATGTTCGTCGGGCTGCACGACTACCTCTGCCGAAGTAGCATCGGGGGAGGCCGCGAACGATACGCGTCGTCTTCCGCGCTGGTTGAAGCGCGAAGTTCCCAAAGGCAACTTTAATCATCTAACTCAAGGGCTGCTCGACGAACTCAAGCTTGAGACAGTCTGCGACAACGCCAAGTGCCCCAATCGCATGGAGTGTTACTCGCAGCGAACAGCTACCTTCATGATTCTCGGCAATGTCTGCACTCGCCCCTGCGGCTTTTGCGCCGTCGCCCGTGGACGCACGCAGCAAGTGGAAAGCGACGAGCCTGCGCGCTTGGCAGAAGCATCGCTGCGTTTAGGTCTCAAGCATGTGGTGATTACTTCCGTTACGCGCGACGACTTGCCCGATGGCGGTGCCGAACACTTTTATCAATGCGTCCTCGCCGTGCGCGAAAAAACCGGCGCTGCGGTTGAAGTTCTGACTCCCGATTTTCTCCACAACGATGCCGCGATTTCCCGGGTAGTCGAGTCGCGCCCGGAAGTTTTCAATCACAACACGGAAACAGTTCCTCGCTTGTATCGCAAAGTGCGTGGACCGAAGTCGGATTATCGCTGGACGTTGCACTTGCTGCGCAAAATCAAAGAACTCGATCCGTCGATCAAGACCAAGAGCGGGTTGATGCTAGGTCTGGGTGAGACGACGGACGAACTGTTCGAAGTCCTCGCCGACCTGCGCCGCGCGGGTTGCGACCTCCTGACACTGGGGCAGTACCTGATGCCGAGCGCCGTTTCTGCCGACAACTATTTGCCCGTGGTTCGCTATGTTCCGCCGGAAGAGTTCGAGTTTCTCGGCCGCGCTGCCCGCCAGATGGGCTTTGCCGATGTTGCGAGCGGACCATTCGTCCGCAGCAGTTATCACGCCCGCGATATGGCTGCCGCAACCATCGAAGTGCCGCTACCTTCCATTATTAGTGAATCCGCATGA
- a CDS encoding lipoyl(octanoyl) transferase LipB has protein sequence MPRSAKLPPQFASHFHLLGQVDFEDCLTAQKRLAYDAATRGDGRFTALLCEHPGLITIGRRGSRDQLHLSGAELAERELAVRYVARGGGCLLHAPGQLAIYIITQLEWHRWSVGEFVRRFQSGLSAALQELGVTTTILPGHFGLWGRTGLLAALGIAVRFGVASQGAFINVNPDMRSIQRIETVPAREFSGLVASLPAGNTLPPQRPIHSSLLSETTQPVKMTSVRAAVVPHLAAAFGCADYHMHTGHPLLPELSGSTPRESAA, from the coding sequence ATGCCTCGTTCAGCAAAGTTGCCGCCGCAGTTCGCCAGTCATTTCCACTTGCTTGGGCAGGTGGATTTCGAGGACTGCCTCACCGCGCAAAAGCGGCTTGCCTACGACGCGGCCACGCGTGGCGATGGTCGGTTCACCGCACTGCTGTGCGAGCACCCGGGGCTAATTACGATCGGCCGCCGCGGCTCGCGCGATCAACTGCACCTGAGCGGCGCAGAACTTGCCGAGCGAGAACTGGCAGTGCGATACGTTGCTCGTGGTGGTGGCTGCTTGCTCCACGCTCCTGGCCAGTTGGCAATTTACATCATTACTCAGCTTGAATGGCACCGCTGGTCGGTCGGCGAATTTGTTCGCCGCTTTCAGTCGGGGTTAAGCGCCGCACTGCAGGAATTAGGAGTGACGACCACGATCCTACCAGGACATTTCGGCCTATGGGGGCGAACGGGATTATTGGCAGCATTGGGAATTGCCGTGAGATTTGGCGTCGCCTCGCAGGGCGCCTTTATCAACGTGAATCCTGACATGCGCAGCATTCAGCGGATCGAAACAGTCCCGGCTCGCGAGTTTTCCGGCCTTGTTGCTAGTCTTCCAGCTGGAAATACACTTCCCCCGCAGCGGCCGATTCACTCCTCTCTCCTGTCAGAAACGACGCAGCCCGTTAAAATGACTAGTGTCCGAGCCGCCGTGGTGCCCCACTTGGCTGCCGCGTTTGGCTGTGCCGACTACCACATGCACACCGGCCATCCTCTGCTGCCGGAACTTTCAGGATCTACCCCCCGTGAATCTGCTGCGTGA
- a CDS encoding ABC transporter substrate-binding protein, whose amino-acid sequence MGGQTTTSTKRCWFGTELLRVCLSLGSSLLLLCSLSSVSAQDEPAAKPAPPANQRIFEGEPFDRLTLDEKNESAVIKVRPIPFPNRTVPVKPKPTDKLKVKLLDDARDFEVTWYNISKLELFESIVLEEAKSLLAAGKLDEVYDYLFFLLNNYPNTPGLADARQSYLYAAAGQAFRQKRYSEALGVLEELRSLNPDFRSSGAAPTIMQIVGSTADNLIGGYVAKEDYRSARILLERLVRTYQAGNEPFAMKWQTQLSEMAVTERDKAKALLEQKKFVEAYDASSRMRNIWPTVAGGNELLIEMARRYPLVSVGVTQPAKSFDSRSMIDPAARRAGRLVQRQLTEFSGMGPEGGRYSSPIGEISRSDDGRYFTLEVNGDGNRAAPVSPFDVAQRLLQLADESRPDSLPAWTRLVSAIQVKQTQLVQIDLRLPHVLPEALLQIPVAPPADKDSPGDDLGPYRVLSTVKDNARFVRNDASPFVTPTQPAEIVERLFDDPQRMLLALKRGEVDVVDQVFPSDVIGLKSDPAIAIAQYSAPTTHMLLFNRSHPYLANRTFRRALLYASDRQTILQQGLLKGQTLPGWRVISGPFPAPANSSDNIAYGYDEQVLPRAYDPRLAIVLKVLAQREMKSTAEKSKKELPKWQPLVLGHPADETSRLACRALVKQWQIAGFECKLQEFPPGVFADPQEKCDLTYVQAATWEPIIDASRLFSTEGITPTDNAFIRLAIRQIETATNWQQVRQRMQQLHQLVHEDVSVLPLWQTYDYYAYRRGITALETDRVTLFQNVQQWQPETKLVSK is encoded by the coding sequence ATGGGCGGTCAGACAACAACATCGACGAAGCGTTGCTGGTTCGGCACCGAACTGTTGCGTGTCTGTTTGTCGCTTGGTTCCAGCCTGCTTCTGCTTTGCTCGCTAAGTTCCGTTTCCGCCCAAGACGAGCCAGCTGCCAAACCTGCGCCGCCCGCGAACCAGCGCATCTTCGAAGGAGAGCCTTTCGACCGCCTGACGCTCGATGAAAAGAATGAAAGCGCTGTCATCAAGGTGCGTCCCATTCCGTTTCCCAATCGAACTGTCCCTGTCAAGCCCAAGCCAACTGACAAGTTGAAAGTAAAACTGCTCGACGATGCCCGGGATTTCGAAGTCACCTGGTACAACATCAGCAAGCTCGAACTATTCGAGAGTATCGTGCTTGAGGAGGCAAAGTCGTTATTGGCTGCAGGCAAACTCGATGAAGTCTACGACTATCTTTTTTTTCTGTTGAACAATTATCCCAACACTCCTGGTTTGGCCGATGCCCGACAGTCGTATTTGTATGCTGCAGCTGGGCAGGCCTTTCGGCAGAAGCGTTACTCAGAAGCACTTGGCGTGCTTGAAGAATTGCGCTCGCTCAATCCCGACTTTCGCTCAAGTGGCGCAGCGCCGACGATCATGCAGATTGTCGGCAGCACCGCCGACAATCTGATTGGCGGTTACGTCGCGAAAGAAGACTATCGATCTGCCCGCATACTTTTAGAACGGTTGGTGCGCACCTATCAGGCGGGAAATGAGCCCTTTGCCATGAAGTGGCAAACTCAACTCAGCGAGATGGCCGTCACCGAACGCGATAAGGCAAAAGCACTCTTGGAGCAGAAGAAGTTTGTCGAAGCCTACGACGCATCGAGTCGCATGCGCAACATCTGGCCGACCGTTGCTGGCGGGAACGAGTTGCTGATTGAAATGGCGCGCCGCTATCCACTTGTTTCGGTGGGAGTGACTCAACCGGCAAAGTCATTCGATTCGCGCAGTATGATCGATCCCGCTGCCCGCCGCGCCGGTCGCCTGGTGCAGCGACAATTAACGGAGTTTTCCGGCATGGGACCGGAGGGTGGTAGGTACTCCAGTCCGATTGGCGAAATCTCTCGTAGCGATGACGGTCGTTACTTCACGCTCGAAGTGAATGGCGACGGTAATCGCGCCGCGCCGGTTTCCCCATTCGATGTGGCCCAACGACTTTTGCAACTTGCCGACGAATCGCGGCCTGATTCTCTGCCGGCTTGGACGCGGCTCGTTTCGGCGATCCAAGTCAAGCAGACGCAACTAGTGCAAATCGATTTGCGGTTGCCCCATGTGCTCCCCGAGGCTCTGCTGCAGATTCCGGTGGCACCCCCTGCAGACAAGGATTCACCAGGAGATGATTTAGGCCCGTATCGCGTGCTGTCGACGGTCAAGGACAACGCCCGCTTTGTTCGTAACGATGCGTCGCCCTTCGTCACACCAACCCAGCCAGCAGAGATTGTAGAGCGATTGTTTGACGACCCTCAGCGGATGTTGCTGGCGCTCAAACGGGGCGAGGTCGATGTCGTCGACCAGGTGTTTCCGAGCGATGTGATCGGACTTAAGTCGGATCCTGCGATCGCAATCGCGCAGTATTCCGCCCCCACGACCCACATGCTGCTGTTCAATCGAAGCCACCCCTACCTGGCCAATCGTACGTTTCGCCGAGCGCTGCTATATGCCAGCGACCGGCAAACCATCTTGCAACAAGGCCTACTGAAGGGACAAACATTGCCCGGTTGGCGGGTCATTAGCGGGCCGTTTCCAGCACCTGCCAATAGCAGTGATAACATCGCCTATGGCTATGACGAGCAAGTCTTGCCGCGCGCCTACGATCCGCGCCTCGCAATCGTGCTCAAGGTGCTCGCTCAGCGAGAGATGAAAAGCACGGCCGAGAAGTCCAAGAAAGAATTGCCTAAATGGCAACCACTGGTGCTGGGGCATCCGGCTGACGAAACCAGCCGACTGGCTTGCCGCGCTCTCGTCAAGCAATGGCAGATTGCGGGGTTCGAATGCAAACTGCAGGAATTCCCGCCTGGGGTATTTGCCGACCCGCAGGAAAAGTGCGATTTAACCTACGTGCAAGCTGCCACTTGGGAACCCATCATTGATGCCTCGCGCCTGTTTAGTACCGAAGGAATCACGCCCACCGATAACGCCTTCATTCGCTTGGCAATCCGGCAGATCGAAACCGCAACCAATTGGCAGCAAGTGCGGCAGCGGATGCAGCAGTTGCATCAACTGGTGCATGAAGACGTTTCCGTCCTCCCACTGTGGCAAACTTACGACTACTATGCCTACCGCCGCGGCATAACTGCGCTAGAAACCGATCGCGTGACACTCTTTCAAAATGTTCAGCAGTGGCAGCCCGAAACCAAGCTGGTGAGCAAGTAA